From Flavipsychrobacter sp., a single genomic window includes:
- a CDS encoding amidohydrolase family protein yields MKKIDIHTHIMPEHIPDYFKKFGYGDFIHLEHHKPCCARMIKGDKFFREVQDNCWEPNARTKEMDMTEVDVQVLSTIPVLFNYWAKPEHGLETSRFFNDHIAQCVEHHPTRFVGLGTVPLQDVDLAIKEMERCVKELKMPGLEIGSNINNKNLSDPYFEPFWQAAEELGCCLFIHPWEMMGEDLMSKYWLPWLVGMPAETARAISSMIFGGVFERHPNLRVSFAHGGGSFPFTVGRIEHGFNVRPDLCAIDNEVNPREYLGKFWIDALTHDDKALEYIVDVMGEDKVCMGSDYPFPLGEHHPGKLIESMDVFSQTQKDKLLFENAMNWMNISADRFK; encoded by the coding sequence TTGAAAAAGATAGATATACATACACACATAATGCCTGAACATATTCCTGACTACTTTAAAAAGTTTGGATATGGCGATTTCATTCATTTAGAGCACCACAAACCTTGCTGTGCCAGAATGATAAAAGGAGACAAGTTCTTCAGAGAAGTACAGGATAACTGTTGGGAACCTAATGCACGTACAAAGGAGATGGACATGACAGAAGTAGATGTGCAAGTATTATCTACTATCCCAGTTTTGTTCAACTACTGGGCAAAACCCGAACATGGCTTAGAGACCTCTCGTTTTTTCAACGACCACATCGCACAATGTGTAGAACACCACCCTACACGTTTTGTAGGCTTGGGCACAGTACCATTACAAGATGTGGATCTGGCAATAAAAGAGATGGAACGCTGTGTGAAAGAACTGAAAATGCCAGGCTTAGAAATAGGTTCTAACATTAATAATAAAAATTTAAGCGACCCTTATTTTGAACCATTTTGGCAAGCTGCCGAAGAGCTAGGATGTTGCCTATTCATACATCCTTGGGAAATGATGGGCGAAGACCTAATGAGCAAATACTGGTTACCTTGGCTAGTAGGTATGCCCGCAGAAACAGCACGTGCTATTAGCTCCATGATATTTGGAGGAGTATTTGAACGCCACCCTAACCTTCGTGTATCTTTTGCACATGGTGGTGGTAGCTTCCCCTTCACAGTTGGACGTATAGAGCATGGCTTTAATGTTCGCCCTGACCTATGTGCTATTGACAACGAAGTAAACCCTCGTGAGTATCTTGGCAAATTCTGGATAGATGCATTGACACATGATGACAAAGCACTGGAATATATAGTTGACGTTATGGGCGAAGATAAAGTTTGCATGGGTAGCGACTACCCTTTCCCGCTTGGAGAACACCACCCTGGCAAACTAATAGAAAGCATGGATGTATTTTCTCAAACACAGAAAGACAAGCTACTTTTTGAGAATGCCATGAACTGGATGAACATCTCTGCAGATAGATTTAAATAA
- a CDS encoding outer membrane beta-barrel protein has product MMSMKTFWLFLLTFCVTYNSVFAHNITGVVTDDDGKEIVAASVLLITDKKELVSSTLSDETGAFNLNNVQEGSYQLKVTMIGYNEYSKAIVVSKSVDVGALVMKRKNKAMKEVTVRGTKPLIEVFADKLVVNVENSIVNSGATALEVLSRSPYVNVDNNDNISVKGKQGVTVMVDGKQMVLSGTDLANMLKSMPSNTISKIEIISNPGAKYDAAGTAGIINIKTKRDKRLGMNGSANASYAQGVYPKASIGFNLNYRTKKISSYVSYNYASRAFFNHLVLDRRFYDNNDVAQFSYMQDNFTKGTSLNHVGSMGIDYTLSKKTTVGISGTVGTNGFSPKANNHSSALDGNKNTLYRFITTGNHRQDYYNYSANANLRHNFDDKGQQLSVDVDYARYWNESNQNFETVYLSPNGASYQPNYYMRSDLVGLTQIRSFKTDYSLPLKNKAAFEAGIKTSYVTSNNRPLFYEKTTGDFLLDVKRSNHFIYRENINAGYLNLNKKWDKWSTQIGLRVEHTNIEAEQVTLDSTFKRNYTQLFPSVAVQRTISKKHDLGVTLSRRIQRPNYQQLNPFKFFIDNTTYREGYPYLNPALTYSVEASHIFKKKFVTSIGYSVTTNNITQVIQPSETEDSVTVQTDKNLATMHYYGLTGAYPFQITKWWSNVSNISLYYLHYQGFLANTNLSNGTPAFTVSSNNNFTLPMGFRAELGFWYQAKQVYGFMELEPMWMLNAGLQKQVFKNKGTIRLNVNDLFWKGLPRATSTYNAYQEDFVVKRESRQVSITFSYRFGKQTVPQTRKRKGGATDEMKRVGNAG; this is encoded by the coding sequence ATGATGTCAATGAAAACTTTCTGGCTGTTTCTACTTACTTTTTGCGTTACCTATAACAGTGTTTTTGCCCACAATATTACAGGTGTAGTAACAGATGATGACGGAAAGGAAATAGTTGCGGCAAGTGTATTGTTGATAACGGATAAGAAAGAGTTGGTTAGTTCTACATTGTCTGACGAAACTGGAGCTTTTAATTTGAATAATGTTCAGGAAGGTAGCTATCAACTGAAGGTAACAATGATAGGTTATAATGAATACAGTAAAGCAATAGTTGTTAGCAAGAGCGTAGATGTAGGGGCATTGGTGATGAAGAGGAAGAATAAGGCAATGAAAGAAGTAACCGTTAGAGGAACTAAACCTTTGATTGAGGTCTTTGCAGATAAACTAGTAGTGAATGTGGAGAATAGTATTGTTAATTCTGGTGCTACAGCTTTAGAAGTGTTGTCACGTTCTCCATACGTAAACGTTGATAACAATGATAATATAAGTGTGAAAGGCAAGCAAGGTGTTACTGTAATGGTAGATGGTAAGCAGATGGTGTTATCTGGAACTGATTTGGCAAATATGCTAAAGAGCATGCCTTCAAATACGATCAGTAAAATAGAAATAATTAGTAATCCTGGCGCTAAATATGATGCTGCAGGTACTGCGGGTATTATTAATATAAAAACAAAAAGAGATAAACGTTTAGGGATGAACGGCAGTGCCAATGCTTCTTATGCACAAGGCGTGTACCCTAAAGCATCTATAGGTTTTAATTTAAACTATAGGACAAAAAAAATTAGTAGCTACGTCAGTTACAACTATGCAAGTCGAGCCTTTTTTAACCATTTAGTTTTAGACAGAAGGTTCTACGATAATAATGATGTTGCCCAGTTTTCTTACATGCAGGATAATTTTACTAAAGGGACTTCATTAAACCATGTAGGGTCTATGGGGATAGATTATACACTCTCTAAAAAGACAACTGTAGGTATATCAGGTACTGTAGGTACAAATGGGTTTAGTCCGAAGGCTAATAATCATTCTAGTGCATTAGATGGTAATAAAAATACATTGTATAGATTCATCACTACAGGTAATCACCGACAAGATTATTACAACTATTCGGCCAATGCTAACCTTAGACATAATTTTGATGATAAGGGGCAACAGCTGAGTGTTGATGTAGACTATGCAAGATACTGGAATGAATCGAACCAGAATTTCGAAACTGTTTACCTCAGTCCTAATGGCGCGAGCTATCAGCCCAATTATTATATGAGAAGCGATCTGGTTGGTTTAACTCAAATACGTTCTTTTAAAACAGATTACTCTTTGCCTTTAAAAAATAAAGCAGCGTTTGAAGCGGGTATAAAAACAAGCTATGTTACCTCAAATAATCGCCCACTATTCTATGAAAAAACTACAGGCGACTTTTTATTGGATGTAAAAAGAAGTAACCACTTTATTTACAGAGAAAATATTAATGCCGGTTACCTTAACCTAAACAAAAAATGGGATAAGTGGAGTACACAAATAGGCTTACGTGTTGAACATACAAATATAGAAGCGGAGCAAGTGACACTCGACAGTACTTTTAAAAGGAATTATACACAGCTATTCCCAAGTGTAGCCGTTCAACGAACAATTAGTAAAAAACATGATCTAGGGGTAACACTTAGCAGAAGGATACAACGACCCAATTACCAACAGTTAAATCCATTTAAGTTCTTTATTGATAATACCACATACCGAGAAGGTTATCCTTATTTAAACCCAGCACTAACCTATTCTGTAGAGGCATCACATATCTTTAAAAAGAAGTTTGTGACCTCAATAGGCTATAGCGTTACAACTAATAATATAACTCAGGTAATACAGCCAAGTGAAACAGAAGATTCTGTAACTGTGCAAACAGATAAGAATTTAGCAACCATGCATTATTATGGTTTGACAGGGGCTTACCCATTTCAGATAACTAAATGGTGGAGTAATGTGAGTAATATAAGCCTATACTACTTGCATTATCAAGGCTTTTTAGCCAATACAAACCTAAGCAATGGTACTCCTGCATTTACAGTAAGTTCCAATAATAATTTCACACTACCAATGGGGTTCAGAGCAGAGCTTGGGTTTTGGTATCAAGCAAAACAGGTGTATGGCTTTATGGAATTGGAGCCCATGTGGATGCTAAATGCAGGGTTGCAAAAACAAGTGTTTAAAAATAAAGGTACGATCCGCTTAAATGTAAATGACCTTTTCTGGAAAGGGTTGCCTAGGGCAACATCTACCTACAATGCTTATCAAGAAGATTTTGTAGTGAAAAGAGAAAGCAGGCAGGTGTCTATCACTTTCAGTTATCGTTTTGGAAAACAAACAGTGCCACAGACTAGAAAAAGAAAGGGTGGAGCAACTGATGAAATGAAAAGAGTAGGCAATGCCGGATAA
- a CDS encoding two-component regulator propeller domain-containing protein, with amino-acid sequence MSKTFLYLLVILSFSIITNSNAQRYPFYNLSVENGLIQSQVTAIEQDAMGHLWMGTIGGLAKYDGKTFTNYTIRDGLLNNSITALGIDKQNQIWIGGPNGVTKYNGREFKHFIFRAPENANANAVSKLKVAPNNTIWCIVAGSVFSIKDNQYKELPLPNLNAGALSILPTKDRLYIATNYGQIYTYNNSKWDSITYNYPLVSNHAINTTQIFEDHKNKIWLTGNAGLFYIENDTIKRAPVKRSDIKNWPFIISISEGHDGALWMGSTGALQYKDSIISSYDKNNGFTESVTRCIKTDKEGNIWFGTNGNGIFRFSGGQFSIVDEKTGLDNEQVMAIAATPKGRVYFGTYLGGVYYYEHGIVNKYTLPLPKNITVQAIDIKNSDDIWLGTNGFGLMRNVKGELRKYTTPLIPSNTIVTLYRDSEDRLWIGTGYGATIYHDEKFTPVGNAKNVVSAFITIGADSVLMATSAGMQLYDNKEVTPFITSSAADSSNAQCFAISKSKLWIGTTDNGVICYDLKTKESFTINKSNGLKSDFVYNIITDNDHNIWVGTGYGIHKIELRNTLPTVTFYGRGQGVYGMESNQNAVYKMSDGSIWFGTTKGALHYQPKMHAVKAKPVSIVLQSVKLFGNNITDTSYYDSLSSWYNIPQNLVLPYKKNNLTFTFQAITMSGLEPIQYKYKIDGLDAPWSDWTSLNSITYSALQPGNYTLRVITNATDSTNSKELTYSFSIVAPFHKTSWFRLLILLGCILLGISFQYIINKRKQNRLALLERLRKEEQNKVRDRTAEDFHDEVGNKLTRINVLTNVLKSKNSNLSPESKRILDLIQFNTGELYNGTRDILWSLKPSNDNLFEIINRIRDFGEDLFSETEINFEYAKTDERFRNYRLPLDVSRNVIMIFKEAMNNSLKYAIPHTVKMEAALKPDHILQIILSDDGKGFDIETVERGNGLHNMENRAKRINGKLYIDSFKNKGTAISLSFKLQAPSKK; translated from the coding sequence TTGTCAAAGACCTTTTTATACCTACTCGTAATACTTTCTTTTAGCATCATTACCAACAGTAATGCACAGCGATACCCTTTCTATAATCTAAGTGTAGAAAACGGGTTGATACAATCGCAGGTGACCGCAATAGAACAAGATGCTATGGGGCATTTATGGATGGGCACCATAGGAGGGCTGGCCAAATATGATGGCAAAACATTTACGAACTATACTATAAGAGACGGACTATTAAATAATAGCATAACAGCACTTGGTATAGACAAACAAAATCAAATATGGATAGGCGGACCTAATGGCGTAACAAAATATAACGGTCGCGAGTTTAAACATTTTATTTTCAGAGCACCTGAAAATGCTAATGCCAATGCTGTTTCTAAACTAAAGGTAGCTCCTAATAATACCATATGGTGCATAGTGGCAGGTAGTGTTTTTTCTATAAAAGACAACCAGTACAAAGAACTCCCCTTACCCAACCTCAACGCTGGGGCTTTAAGCATACTACCTACCAAAGACCGATTATATATAGCTACAAACTATGGGCAGATCTACACCTATAATAATAGCAAGTGGGATAGCATTACATATAACTATCCATTAGTAAGCAATCACGCCATCAATACAACACAAATATTTGAAGACCACAAAAACAAGATATGGCTTACAGGTAATGCAGGTCTTTTTTATATCGAAAACGACACAATAAAGAGAGCACCTGTAAAACGATCTGATATTAAAAACTGGCCTTTCATTATTAGTATTTCTGAAGGGCATGATGGTGCACTTTGGATGGGATCAACGGGGGCATTACAATATAAAGACTCAATAATATCCAGTTACGACAAAAACAATGGTTTTACCGAAAGTGTAACAAGGTGTATTAAAACAGATAAAGAAGGTAATATTTGGTTTGGCACAAACGGTAATGGGATCTTTCGTTTCTCGGGAGGGCAATTTTCTATAGTTGATGAAAAGACAGGACTAGATAATGAGCAAGTAATGGCCATCGCTGCTACACCAAAAGGACGTGTTTATTTTGGTACGTATTTAGGTGGCGTATATTATTACGAGCATGGCATAGTAAATAAGTACACCCTTCCGCTCCCAAAAAATATTACAGTTCAGGCTATTGATATAAAAAACAGTGACGACATATGGCTTGGCACCAACGGGTTTGGCTTAATGAGAAATGTAAAAGGCGAACTCAGAAAATACACAACCCCACTTATACCTAGCAATACGATAGTTACTTTATATAGAGACTCCGAAGATAGATTATGGATAGGCACTGGGTACGGAGCTACTATCTATCATGACGAAAAATTCACCCCAGTAGGCAACGCAAAAAATGTAGTTTCTGCTTTTATAACCATTGGCGCAGATAGTGTATTGATGGCGACTTCCGCAGGCATGCAGCTATATGACAATAAAGAAGTAACACCTTTTATAACATCATCTGCAGCAGATAGCTCCAATGCACAATGCTTTGCTATAAGTAAAAGTAAACTTTGGATAGGCACAACAGACAATGGTGTTATTTGTTATGACTTAAAAACAAAAGAATCTTTTACTATTAATAAAAGCAATGGACTAAAATCAGACTTTGTATACAACATCATTACTGACAACGATCATAATATTTGGGTAGGTACTGGCTATGGTATTCATAAAATAGAACTAAGAAACACACTACCTACTGTAACTTTCTATGGCAGAGGACAAGGCGTTTATGGCATGGAAAGCAACCAAAACGCAGTGTATAAAATGTCTGATGGAAGTATATGGTTTGGTACAACTAAAGGAGCATTACATTACCAACCTAAAATGCATGCGGTAAAAGCTAAACCTGTAAGCATTGTACTACAGTCTGTTAAGTTATTTGGCAATAACATAACTGACACAAGCTATTACGATAGTCTTAGCAGCTGGTATAACATACCACAAAATCTAGTATTACCTTATAAGAAAAACAACCTCACTTTTACTTTTCAAGCTATTACCATGAGTGGCTTGGAACCTATACAATACAAGTATAAAATAGACGGTCTTGATGCCCCTTGGTCAGACTGGACATCTCTTAATTCCATCACCTACTCTGCATTACAACCTGGCAATTATACACTAAGAGTAATTACGAATGCAACAGATAGCACTAACTCAAAAGAACTAACCTACTCCTTTAGCATAGTAGCTCCTTTCCACAAAACTAGCTGGTTTCGACTACTCATACTATTAGGCTGTATACTTCTAGGAATTAGTTTTCAGTATATCATCAACAAAAGGAAACAAAACAGATTAGCACTATTAGAACGTTTAAGAAAAGAAGAACAAAACAAAGTAAGAGACCGTACTGCTGAAGATTTTCATGATGAAGTTGGCAATAAATTGACCAGAATAAATGTACTCACCAATGTACTCAAGTCAAAAAATAGCAACTTAAGCCCTGAAAGCAAACGTATACTTGATCTCATACAGTTCAATACCGGAGAATTATATAATGGCACAAGAGATATACTTTGGTCTTTAAAGCCATCAAACGATAACTTGTTTGAGATCATTAACAGAATCAGAGACTTTGGAGAGGACCTATTCTCTGAAACAGAGATAAACTTTGAATACGCAAAGACCGATGAGCGCTTCCGTAACTATAGACTGCCACTTGATGTTAGTAGAAATGTGATTATGATCTTTAAGGAAGCCATGAACAATAGTTTAAAATATGCAATCCCCCATACAGTAAAAATGGAAGCAGCTCTGAAACCTGATCATATACTACAAATAATACTCTCTGATGATGGCAAAGGTTTTGATATAGAAACTGTAGAACGAGGTAACGGTTTGCACAACATGGAAAATAGAGCGAAAAGAATAAATGGCAAACTCTATATAGATTCTTTTAAAAACAAAGGCACAGCAATAAGCCTTAGCTTCAAATTACAAGCACCTAGCAAAAAATAA
- a CDS encoding response regulator transcription factor has protein sequence MTKDFDINVCIIEDDATIREGYEYLINDTSGYKVVGSYSSYENAAKKIAKDNPDVILLDVELPGLSGIDAIPKIKKIVPEAHILILTVYEQDILIFRALGNGAAGYLTKNTPHEKIINSIREVMTGGGPMSANIARMVIQSFQRNEESPLTRRETEILEQISTGKSRKRIAEELFIDLETVKSHIKNIYSKLDVHSKADAIKTARDNKYI, from the coding sequence ATGACCAAAGATTTTGACATTAATGTATGTATCATAGAAGATGATGCCACGATAAGAGAAGGATATGAATACCTAATTAATGATACTTCAGGCTATAAAGTAGTAGGCAGTTATTCATCTTATGAAAATGCGGCTAAGAAAATAGCTAAAGATAACCCCGACGTAATTCTACTTGATGTAGAACTACCAGGCCTTTCAGGCATCGATGCAATCCCTAAAATAAAAAAGATCGTTCCTGAAGCACACATACTTATACTGACTGTATATGAACAGGACATTCTAATATTTAGAGCTTTAGGAAATGGTGCTGCTGGCTATCTAACTAAAAACACTCCTCACGAAAAAATCATCAACTCTATTAGAGAAGTAATGACGGGTGGTGGACCCATGAGCGCTAATATAGCACGAATGGTCATTCAATCTTTTCAACGCAATGAAGAGTCTCCACTCACAAGAAGAGAAACAGAAATACTAGAACAAATTTCTACTGGTAAAAGTAGAAAACGAATTGCCGAAGAGTTGTTCATTGATCTAGAAACTGTTAAGTCTCACATAAAAAACATCTACAGCAAGTTAGACGTTCACTCAAAAGCTGATGCGATAAAGACAGCAAGAGATAACAAGTATATCTAA
- a CDS encoding zinc-dependent metalloprotease, which produces MKNFLLVALLFIATGTTAQTPKCGYTDIIKQYEKVDPTYKQRTDQLFKQIATNSASKTTTEVYRIPIVFHVVYKTQEQNVSDPVLQNQLQILNDAYRHRHSDIGKLREVFKPFAADARIEFYLATRDPNGLPTTGITRTKTNITRFGDYVNDTTFNSLERIKQTDKGGISPWPTDKYLNIWIGDIGDSTHGIPVLLGYATPPMDPLPPNWIDAEWPELIDGVVLQYQAVGNNNPHNGDLQGLATAGRIMVHEIGHYLGLRHISGDAAGTSKACTHDGDDGIADTPPQGMQSNMVVDCPSPTQNTCNAALPGDLPDMWENYMDYSNDKCQSLFTKGQTTMMRVVLENQRKKLISYQSTSITNLMSNDNISIYPQPAHNVLNVDYTGAISSLQIYNMVGQNVLTQKNGTTRQIDISSLPTGSYILQLKTKEGTMRSKKLIIQR; this is translated from the coding sequence ATGAAAAACTTTTTATTAGTAGCGTTACTTTTTATAGCTACGGGCACAACGGCTCAAACACCAAAATGTGGCTATACTGATATTATAAAACAGTATGAGAAAGTTGACCCTACCTACAAGCAGAGGACAGATCAATTATTTAAGCAAATTGCTACCAATAGTGCTTCAAAAACAACAACTGAAGTGTACCGTATACCTATTGTATTTCATGTGGTGTACAAAACTCAGGAGCAAAATGTGAGCGATCCCGTATTGCAAAACCAACTACAAATACTAAATGATGCTTATAGGCATAGACATAGTGATATTGGCAAACTTCGTGAAGTATTTAAGCCTTTTGCAGCAGATGCTCGTATAGAGTTTTATTTGGCAACACGTGACCCAAACGGCTTACCAACTACAGGTATCACAAGAACAAAAACTAATATTACTCGCTTTGGGGATTATGTAAATGATACCACTTTTAATTCTCTGGAACGCATCAAACAAACCGACAAAGGAGGTATCTCTCCATGGCCTACTGATAAATATCTTAATATTTGGATCGGTGACATAGGAGACTCTACACATGGGATACCAGTTTTGTTAGGATATGCTACACCTCCTATGGATCCATTACCCCCTAACTGGATAGATGCTGAGTGGCCTGAATTAATCGACGGAGTTGTACTTCAATACCAAGCAGTAGGTAATAACAATCCTCACAATGGAGATCTACAAGGGTTGGCAACGGCAGGCCGTATCATGGTACATGAAATTGGACATTATCTTGGACTAAGACATATATCTGGAGACGCAGCAGGCACTTCTAAAGCTTGCACCCATGACGGAGACGATGGTATAGCAGACACTCCTCCTCAAGGCATGCAGTCAAACATGGTGGTAGATTGTCCTTCTCCTACTCAAAATACGTGTAATGCTGCTTTACCAGGCGACCTTCCTGACATGTGGGAGAACTATATGGACTATTCTAATGATAAGTGCCAGTCACTATTCACAAAAGGGCAGACTACAATGATGCGTGTAGTACTTGAAAACCAAAGAAAAAAGCTAATAAGCTATCAAAGCACATCAATAACAAATCTAATGAGCAATGATAATATTAGCATATATCCTCAACCTGCTCATAATGTCTTAAATGTAGATTATACAGGAGCTATTTCAAGCCTGCAAATCTATAATATGGTAGGGCAAAATGTTTTAACTCAAAAAAATGGCACTACACGACAAATAGATATTAGCTCTTTACCTACAGGTAGTTATATACTACAGCTAAAAACAAAAGAAGGAACTATGCGCTCTAAAAAGCTTATCATTCAACGATAG
- a CDS encoding outer membrane beta-barrel family protein has translation MKFAITTITLLISLSLSAQDYSINGKVLDEDNHPIVAATVSVLSSKDSSWLKTELTDEYGAFKVKNIKAGKYILHVNSVGYEAGRTALSIVDNAADVNIVLTRKDNQLAGVTVRERTDFIKTELGKTIVDVGKSEKVGINILELLGKLPGVSVSPNGDVSIDGKQGVVLLVDNKPTYMNGEELVAYLRGLSAEEVKQVEIMTQPSAKYDAEGNVGVINLEMNKNKIKGWSSSTNGRYSQGVYPFSSLSSTINFHKDKWHLYAQPGYWGGSSFLEKEQIRIGLVEHTNEQVSKVDESIYMRETFHDYNLKLGADYDLSDKTTIGAFVKGVYHPNNETDRTVSAINNDNIQIINEAINDNGFLRQHAYANSYITHDFSKKSSIDFSADYFGTWKDIYQQLDSRNYDKAGNAIASPVIFDNKMPVASHVYTAKLDYKGLLGKKTIEAGAKTSYVTIDEKNVFNSYDGQSWRYDTVRSNHFLYNESISAAYLDASWDWDKWQMQIGARGELSFVSGHELFQDKKFSRNRFNLFPTVFVSYKVDSNNSIECNYGRRIKRPFYRELNPFTRFVSQYNYAVGNPLLQPEYSDNIQLKHSYKNKLITTLGFARNTNVFTRVFTLDKQTNISNYSTTNNANRTTVDLSMYLRLPIVKEWLLTCTGGGYYTAFNGKIGSQMVDSSAWGYTVKIDSQFYFKKGWYASVNAQYMGPNITPFGHVDSFLFTNASLSKKVLDDAGTLKLNLSDPFGLYTINTYAQIEQTISNDKTRFNTQNVALSFSYNIGKKTKKDRNTEMAEEIQRM, from the coding sequence ATGAAATTCGCCATTACTACTATTACGCTTCTTATTAGCCTGTCGTTATCAGCACAAGATTATTCTATAAATGGAAAGGTGTTGGATGAAGACAATCATCCTATTGTTGCAGCAACGGTTTCGGTGCTGTCTTCTAAAGATAGCTCTTGGCTAAAAACGGAACTTACAGATGAGTATGGTGCCTTTAAAGTAAAAAACATTAAGGCAGGTAAGTATATACTCCATGTCAATTCTGTTGGATATGAAGCTGGCAGAACTGCATTATCTATTGTAGACAACGCAGCAGACGTAAATATAGTACTGACAAGAAAAGATAACCAGCTGGCAGGAGTAACAGTCAGGGAAAGAACTGATTTTATAAAGACAGAATTAGGGAAGACAATAGTAGATGTTGGCAAAAGCGAAAAAGTAGGTATTAATATACTAGAGCTATTAGGCAAATTGCCAGGTGTATCTGTTAGCCCTAATGGTGATGTTTCAATTGATGGTAAGCAAGGTGTGGTATTACTGGTAGATAACAAGCCAACGTATATGAATGGTGAGGAGCTTGTAGCTTATTTAAGAGGTTTATCGGCAGAAGAAGTGAAGCAAGTAGAGATAATGACACAGCCATCTGCTAAATATGATGCGGAGGGTAATGTAGGTGTCATAAATTTAGAAATGAATAAGAATAAAATTAAAGGGTGGAGCAGTAGTACAAATGGTAGATATTCTCAAGGGGTATATCCTTTCTCTTCTTTAAGCAGCACCATAAATTTTCATAAAGACAAATGGCACCTGTATGCACAGCCTGGCTATTGGGGTGGTTCCAGCTTTTTAGAAAAAGAGCAAATAAGAATAGGGCTTGTTGAGCATACTAATGAACAGGTATCTAAGGTTGATGAAAGTATATACATGAGGGAGACTTTTCATGATTATAATCTAAAGCTTGGCGCTGATTATGATCTTTCTGATAAGACAACCATTGGTGCTTTTGTTAAAGGAGTGTATCATCCTAATAATGAAACAGATAGGACTGTATCAGCAATTAATAATGACAACATACAAATCATAAATGAAGCCATTAATGATAATGGTTTTTTACGTCAACATGCCTATGCTAACAGCTATATAACACATGATTTTTCTAAAAAATCGTCTATTGATTTTAGTGCTGATTATTTTGGTACATGGAAGGATATTTATCAACAACTGGATAGTAGAAACTATGATAAGGCTGGGAATGCAATAGCAAGTCCTGTGATCTTTGACAATAAAATGCCTGTAGCTTCTCATGTGTATACAGCTAAACTGGATTATAAAGGTCTGCTAGGTAAAAAAACAATAGAGGCGGGAGCAAAAACAAGTTATGTAACTATCGATGAGAAGAATGTGTTCAATAGTTATGACGGGCAGAGTTGGCGATATGATACTGTAAGAAGTAATCACTTTTTGTACAATGAAAGTATAAGCGCAGCATATTTAGATGCTTCTTGGGATTGGGATAAATGGCAAATGCAAATAGGTGCAAGAGGTGAGTTGTCTTTTGTGAGTGGGCATGAATTATTTCAAGATAAAAAGTTCAGCAGAAACAGGTTCAATTTATTTCCAACAGTATTCGTAAGTTATAAAGTAGACAGTAACAATAGTATAGAGTGTAATTATGGAAGAAGGATAAAAAGACCTTTTTATAGGGAGTTAAATCCGTTTACTCGTTTTGTATCACAGTATAATTATGCAGTAGGTAACCCTCTGCTACAGCCAGAGTATAGCGATAATATTCAGCTAAAACACAGCTATAAAAATAAGCTGATAACCACCTTAGGGTTTGCTAGAAATACAAATGTGTTTACTCGTGTTTTTACATTAGATAAACAGACTAACATTAGTAATTACTCTACAACCAATAATGCTAATAGAACTACGGTAGACTTGTCTATGTATTTACGATTACCGATAGTGAAAGAATGGTTGCTAACATGTACAGGAGGCGGTTATTACACTGCATTTAATGGGAAGATAGGAAGCCAAATGGTAGATAGTAGTGCATGGGGTTATACGGTGAAAATTGATAGTCAGTTTTACTTCAAAAAAGGTTGGTATGCTTCAGTTAATGCTCAATATATGGGACCTAATATCACACCCTTTGGTCATGTTGACTCATTCTTGTTTACCAATGCTAGCTTGTCCAAAAAAGTGTTGGATGATGCAGGTACATTAAAACTTAATCTAAGCGATCCCTTTGGGTTGTACACCATCAATACATACGCTCAAATAGAGCAAACTATAAGTAATGATAAAACCCGTTTCAATACTCAAAATGTAGCATTGAGTTTTTCTTATAATATTGGCAAGAAAACTAAGAAAGACCGAAATACGGAAATGGCTGAAGAAATTCAGAGGATGTAA